Genomic window (Candidatus Beckwithbacteria bacterium):
GGCAATATAGGTATGGATAAACATCATCTGCACTAAAGCTAGGAAAAACTAATTGCTTATAAAGCGGTTTAGCAAAAGCTCTGATAGCGCCTTCGCAAAAATACATTGGCTGATTGGCAATTTTTTTAGTTAAATCCCAAACATGCCATGACATATACGCAATATGTTGAGCAAAAGTTTGTGGTGATATCGGCTTCACATATCCTGAAACTAGTTTAACCTCAGAATCTGTAATCATAGGGGTTAATAATGTTTGCAAAACTTTTTGGTCAGGAAGTTTAATATCAGCATCAAAAATAACTACGATATCCGCACGACTTTTTGCAAAGATTTGATTAATACAAGCTGACTTTCCACTTCTATTTGGATTTTCAAATATTTGGATTTTTTGATTTTTTAAAGACTTAACTTGGCTAACCGTTGTATCACTACTAGCATCAGAAATCACAATAATATTTTTGATTTCAAAATCTCTTTGTACTTGATTAAGAATAGTTAATAACAAGGCTTTAATGTTTTTACCCTCATTGTGAGCTGGAATACCGATGGTAACGGATGGTCTTATAGTTTTGATCATATAGTTAAGATGTGATGTAAAAATTTTAGTGACGAGTTTTGGTTGGCATCAACAACTGCAGTCAGCTCCAAAAATATG
Coding sequences:
- a CDS encoding glycosyltransferase family 2 protein yields the protein MIKTIRPSVTIGIPAHNEGKNIKALLLTILNQVQRDFEIKNIIVISDASSDTTVSQVKSLKNQKIQIFENPNRSGKSACINQIFAKSRADIVVIFDADIKLPDQKVLQTLLTPMITDSEVKLVSGYVKPISPQTFAQHIAYMSWHVWDLTKKIANQPMYFCEGAIRAFAKPLYKQLVFPSFSADDVYPYLYCQTHSLKYYYKPEAYAQFVLPATLRDYFKQNIRYLHSQNVQEKNFDKDLISKSYTITMSHKLRGLWQSMTQSPGWTLIYIGVVPLVHLVAFFDKKEVSANWTVISSTKDTL